A stretch of the Kushneria konosiri genome encodes the following:
- a CDS encoding TRAP transporter permease has translation MSNQHNNQTPEDDMIIADGVDNDVVEPTRRVFSGRLWWLFAAMAVAYTSFHLISLNVYPIETWTFRILHVCGALILGFGLYTGARFAEDGERTSPRWLDGIAGVMLLPALYALVQVFMMHQAMAGGTMRIDPSIETWQFGVPLIVATVGAIMLSWAIRRPRGHLPIAEVVLMVCAAAASSYLLLMFNSPLRASTGTAFAPIGISWAAIAGSLLILELTRRVAGMALVIIAAIFIAYVFAGPFLPGFLGYPGLSVNRFFSQVYTDAGVLGPTTAVSSTYIILFIIFAAFLQASKVGDYFVNFAFAAAGRARGGPAKVSIFASGLMGMINGTSAGNVVSTGSLTIPLMKKVGYPARSAGAIEAAASTGGQIMPPIMGAGAFIMAEITGIPYTEIAIAAVIPAILYFASIYFMVDFEAARKGMRGMTRDEIPKFSKLARHAYLFAPIIILVAALFMGYSVIRAGTLATASAAIVSWISPNKMGPAAILRALQLGGTMSIQIIAVCACAGLIVGVIGLTGVGARFSSLLLGLAGVSQLLALFFAMLISILLGMGMPTTAAYAVAASVVAPGLIGIGIEPLVAHFFVFYFAVVSAITPPVALASYAAAGISGDNAMGTSVASFKIGLAAFIVPFMFFYSPAMLMEGSWLQIARVGVTATMGIVLLSATVQAWFFGPVKAWQRVVMFIGALCMIYGGIYSDLAGIAIAVGLIVFQRRHHNDRNTPQMATT, from the coding sequence ATGTCCAACCAGCACAATAATCAGACGCCTGAAGATGACATGATCATCGCCGACGGCGTTGACAACGATGTCGTCGAGCCGACCCGACGCGTCTTCTCCGGCCGCCTCTGGTGGCTGTTCGCCGCCATGGCCGTGGCCTATACCAGCTTTCACCTGATTTCGCTCAATGTCTATCCGATCGAGACCTGGACATTTCGTATCCTGCACGTCTGCGGCGCGCTGATTCTCGGCTTTGGCCTTTATACCGGGGCGCGCTTTGCTGAAGACGGTGAAAGAACCTCACCGCGCTGGCTGGACGGTATTGCCGGCGTCATGCTGCTGCCCGCCCTCTATGCGCTGGTACAGGTCTTCATGATGCACCAGGCCATGGCCGGCGGTACCATGCGCATTGATCCGTCCATCGAGACCTGGCAGTTCGGCGTCCCACTGATCGTCGCCACCGTGGGGGCCATCATGCTCTCCTGGGCGATTCGGCGCCCGCGCGGCCATCTACCCATCGCAGAAGTGGTGCTGATGGTCTGCGCCGCTGCGGCCTCCAGCTATCTGCTTTTGATGTTCAATTCACCGCTGCGCGCCTCGACCGGTACCGCCTTCGCACCGATCGGGATATCCTGGGCGGCGATCGCCGGCTCGCTGCTGATTCTGGAGCTGACTCGCCGGGTGGCTGGCATGGCGCTGGTCATCATCGCTGCCATCTTCATCGCCTATGTGTTTGCCGGCCCTTTCCTGCCGGGCTTCCTCGGCTACCCGGGACTGTCCGTCAACCGTTTCTTCAGTCAGGTCTACACCGATGCCGGCGTCCTGGGACCGACTACCGCAGTCTCCTCGACCTACATCATCCTGTTCATCATCTTTGCGGCCTTTCTGCAGGCATCAAAGGTGGGTGACTACTTCGTCAACTTCGCTTTCGCGGCCGCAGGACGCGCGCGCGGCGGCCCGGCCAAGGTATCGATCTTTGCCTCCGGCCTGATGGGCATGATCAACGGCACCAGCGCCGGTAACGTCGTCTCCACCGGCTCGCTGACCATCCCGCTGATGAAAAAGGTTGGCTACCCCGCCCGCAGTGCCGGCGCCATTGAAGCGGCCGCCTCGACCGGTGGGCAGATCATGCCGCCAATCATGGGGGCAGGCGCCTTCATCATGGCCGAGATCACCGGCATTCCCTATACCGAGATCGCCATCGCGGCGGTGATTCCGGCCATCCTCTATTTCGCCTCGATCTACTTCATGGTCGACTTCGAGGCCGCTCGCAAGGGCATGCGTGGCATGACCCGGGACGAGATTCCAAAGTTCTCGAAACTGGCACGCCACGCCTACCTGTTCGCCCCGATCATCATTCTGGTCGCTGCACTCTTCATGGGCTATTCGGTGATTCGCGCCGGTACCCTGGCCACTGCCTCGGCGGCCATTGTCAGCTGGATCTCGCCCAACAAAATGGGTCCCGCAGCAATCCTGCGTGCCCTGCAGCTGGGCGGCACGATGTCGATCCAGATTATCGCGGTATGTGCCTGCGCCGGTCTGATCGTCGGTGTCATCGGCCTGACCGGGGTGGGCGCGCGCTTCTCCTCGCTGCTGCTGGGTCTGGCGGGTGTCAGTCAGCTGCTGGCACTGTTCTTCGCCATGCTGATCAGCATTTTGCTGGGGATGGGGATGCCGACGACCGCCGCCTATGCGGTGGCCGCCTCGGTAGTGGCACCGGGATTGATCGGCATTGGCATCGAGCCGCTGGTGGCACACTTCTTTGTGTTCTACTTCGCCGTGGTCTCGGCGATCACTCCGCCGGTGGCTCTGGCCTCCTATGCCGCGGCCGGCATTTCAGGGGACAACGCCATGGGCACCTCGGTGGCCTCGTTCAAGATCGGTCTGGCCGCCTTTATCGTGCCCTTCATGTTCTTCTACAGCCCGGCCATGCTGATGGAAGGCAGCTGGCTGCAGATTGCGCGCGTTGGCGTCACGGCCACCATGGGCATCGTGCTGCTCTCCGCCACCGTTCAGGCCTGGTTCTTTGGCCCGGTGAAGGCATGGCAGCGGGTCGTCATGTTTATCGGAGCGCTGTGCATGATCTATGGCGGTATTTATAGCGATCTGGCCGGGATTGCCATCGCCGTCGGTCTGATCGTTTTTCAGCGCCGCCATCACAATGACCGCAACACACCGCAGATGGCCACGACATGA
- a CDS encoding TAXI family TRAP transporter solute-binding subunit, with the protein MPTLSRNTFALTVAASVTTAVSLTTIGAAQAGDSVDRSDWPNSITVATASQGGTYYVYGSGWANLIAEELGISGGGEITGGPTQNMALVHSGDVALGLTTMGPAAQALNGESPLAPGMKMDNVCALFPMYETPFSVAALSSSGIDSIDSIPDGARIGFGPAASTSDTYFPAILSELGVEYERRNGGWSDLGSQLQDGLIDVVAFAAGIPIPAVSQLEVQTGVNFVEFTEAQQEKIVKNFPVAPFTIPASTYSTLDHDLRAVSMWNFTIANCDLPADFVYQVVKVSMENNDRMRDIHRSAANSVPENLKYNTVLPYHPGAVRWYEENGYDIDPSLIRQ; encoded by the coding sequence ATGCCAACCCTGTCACGCAATACTTTTGCCCTGACTGTCGCGGCCTCGGTTACGACGGCAGTATCTCTGACCACCATCGGCGCAGCCCAGGCCGGCGATAGCGTTGACCGCAGCGACTGGCCGAACAGCATCACCGTGGCCACTGCCAGCCAGGGCGGGACGTACTACGTCTATGGTTCCGGCTGGGCCAACCTGATTGCCGAAGAACTGGGCATTTCCGGCGGCGGTGAGATTACCGGCGGCCCGACCCAGAACATGGCGCTGGTCCATAGCGGCGATGTCGCGCTGGGTCTGACCACCATGGGGCCTGCCGCTCAGGCCCTCAACGGCGAGAGTCCGCTGGCGCCGGGCATGAAGATGGACAACGTCTGTGCGCTGTTCCCGATGTATGAAACGCCCTTCTCGGTGGCCGCCCTCTCCAGCAGTGGTATCGACAGTATCGACAGCATCCCCGATGGCGCGCGCATCGGCTTTGGCCCGGCGGCATCGACCTCTGACACCTATTTCCCGGCGATTCTGTCAGAACTGGGCGTGGAGTATGAGCGCCGCAACGGCGGCTGGTCCGACCTTGGCAGCCAGCTGCAGGATGGTCTGATCGATGTGGTCGCCTTTGCCGCCGGCATTCCCATCCCGGCCGTCAGTCAGCTGGAAGTCCAGACCGGCGTCAACTTCGTCGAGTTCACCGAAGCACAGCAGGAAAAGATCGTCAAAAACTTCCCGGTCGCGCCGTTCACCATCCCGGCCAGCACCTACAGCACGCTGGATCACGATCTTCGTGCCGTATCGATGTGGAACTTCACCATCGCCAACTGTGATCTGCCGGCAGACTTCGTTTATCAGGTCGTCAAGGTGAGCATGGAAAACAACGACCGCATGCGTGATATCCACCGCAGTGCGGCCAATAGCGTACCGGAGAACCTCAAGTACAACACCGTGCTGCCCTACCATCCGGGCGCCGTGCGCTGGTATGAGGAGAACGGTTACGACATCGACCCCTCACTGATCCGTCAGTAA
- a CDS encoding VOC family protein: MFTHIQLGTRDLPRLAAFYDHVLAPIGLIRLQSERDGGPPDAIWHYPGRHWPLFVIQYPFNGLPATWGNGTQVSFMSPDRESVDEVWRRVMACGGISEGPPGVRDCYGPDFYAAYCRDIEGNKLCFVHDSTMASFHQ; encoded by the coding sequence ATGTTTACCCATATCCAGCTTGGTACGCGTGATCTACCCCGTCTGGCGGCCTTTTATGATCACGTGCTGGCGCCGATCGGGCTGATTCGTCTGCAAAGCGAGCGCGATGGTGGTCCACCCGATGCCATCTGGCACTATCCGGGCCGGCACTGGCCGCTGTTTGTCATTCAGTATCCCTTCAATGGCCTTCCGGCGACCTGGGGCAATGGTACTCAGGTGAGTTTCATGTCGCCCGATCGGGAGAGCGTCGATGAGGTCTGGCGCCGAGTCATGGCCTGCGGTGGGATCAGCGAAGGCCCGCCCGGCGTGCGCGACTGCTATGGGCCGGATTTTTATGCGGCCTATTGCCGTGATATTGAAGGCAACAAGCTCTGCTTTGTGCATGACAGTACGATGGCTTCATTTCATCAGTGA
- the purE gene encoding 5-(carboxyamino)imidazole ribonucleotide mutase produces MQPRVGVIMGSKSDWPVMEHAVNMLTRLGVAYETRVVSAHRTPDMMFEYASTAAERGIEVIIAGAGGAAHLPGMVASKTPLPVLGVPVESKALKGMDSLLSIAQMPGGIAVGTLAIGKAGATNAGLLAAQIIGTHDAEVRRAVEAFRAEQTQNVLDNPDPGAE; encoded by the coding sequence ATGCAGCCGCGCGTGGGAGTGATCATGGGATCGAAGTCGGACTGGCCGGTGATGGAGCATGCCGTCAACATGCTGACGCGTCTGGGGGTGGCTTACGAGACTCGTGTTGTCTCTGCCCACCGTACGCCGGATATGATGTTTGAATATGCCAGCACCGCCGCCGAGCGGGGCATTGAAGTCATCATCGCCGGCGCCGGCGGTGCCGCGCATCTGCCCGGTATGGTGGCCTCGAAAACGCCGCTGCCCGTGCTGGGTGTACCGGTCGAGTCCAAGGCACTCAAGGGCATGGATTCGCTGCTTTCGATTGCCCAGATGCCGGGAGGGATTGCCGTGGGCACGCTGGCCATAGGCAAGGCCGGCGCCACCAATGCCGGGCTTCTGGCGGCCCAGATCATCGGTACGCATGACGCTGAGGTACGCCGTGCCGTCGAGGCCTTCCGTGCCGAGCAGACTCAAAACGTTCTGGATAATCCCGACCCCGGCGCAGAATAA
- a CDS encoding pyridoxal-phosphate-dependent aminotransferase family protein — protein MSYTVPDIEPLESILPDEPLLMMGAGPVPIPARVAAANGIVINHLGETMARIIEQVKAMSRYVFQTESRHILGVAGPGSAAMEMAIINLVDPGTRVLTINNGFFSSRLGEMARRAGGEVVEMNAGVACAASEADVIEAIRTHRPRVLTIVQGETSSTVFNHTLPAICRAAAEANCLVVCDAVCTLSTMPLEMDAWGVDVVITGGQKGLSSIPGVSLIAFSNRAWEVIEQRTRTLTHWCLDARLAHQFWYNKSYHYTAPVSGILALHEALRLVCQETLSRRFDRHLRCSRALQAGIEGLGLELYIEGPSRLNSVVGIHLPEGLAQADLMAHISSHHGVEISGAFGANIVRIGQMGEQCRTHHLFRTLHALGTSVRSLGYRVDVPAGMAALELGLSGYQPVFA, from the coding sequence ATGTCGTATACCGTGCCTGATATCGAACCCCTGGAAAGCATTCTGCCCGATGAGCCGCTGCTCATGATGGGCGCGGGCCCCGTGCCCATTCCGGCTCGGGTGGCGGCGGCCAACGGTATTGTCATCAATCATCTGGGCGAGACCATGGCGCGCATCATCGAGCAGGTCAAGGCGATGTCGCGTTATGTCTTTCAGACCGAGTCACGCCATATTCTGGGTGTGGCGGGGCCCGGGTCGGCGGCGATGGAAATGGCGATCATCAATCTGGTCGATCCGGGGACCCGAGTGTTGACCATCAATAACGGCTTTTTCAGCAGCCGGCTGGGCGAGATGGCCCGCCGCGCCGGCGGAGAGGTCGTGGAGATGAACGCCGGTGTGGCCTGCGCTGCCAGTGAAGCTGATGTCATCGAGGCCATCCGGACACATCGCCCGCGTGTGTTGACCATCGTGCAGGGCGAAACCTCCAGCACCGTGTTCAACCATACCCTGCCGGCCATCTGTCGGGCAGCGGCTGAGGCGAACTGCCTGGTGGTCTGCGATGCGGTCTGTACGCTGAGCACCATGCCGCTGGAGATGGATGCCTGGGGGGTAGATGTGGTGATCACCGGTGGTCAGAAGGGGCTGAGCTCGATTCCCGGCGTGTCACTGATCGCCTTTTCCAATCGCGCCTGGGAGGTCATCGAGCAGCGCACGCGCACGCTGACCCATTGGTGTCTTGATGCTCGACTGGCGCATCAGTTCTGGTACAACAAGTCCTATCATTACACCGCGCCGGTCTCGGGCATTCTGGCGCTGCACGAGGCGCTGCGACTGGTATGTCAGGAAACCCTGTCCAGACGCTTTGATCGACACCTGCGCTGCTCCAGGGCGTTGCAGGCAGGCATTGAAGGGTTGGGGCTTGAGCTTTATATCGAAGGCCCCTCGCGGCTGAACTCGGTAGTCGGCATTCATCTCCCCGAGGGGCTGGCGCAGGCCGATCTGATGGCTCACATCTCGAGCCATCACGGTGTGGAGATTTCCGGCGCCTTTGGGGCCAACATCGTGCGAATCGGTCAGATGGGCGAGCAGTGCCGCACGCATCATCTGTTTCGTACCCTGCATGCGCTGGGCACCAGCGTGCGCTCGCTGGGTTACAGGGTCGATGTGCCGGCGGGTATGGCAGCCCTGGAACTGGGCCTTTCGGGCTATCAGCCGGTATTTGCCTGA
- a CDS encoding 5-(carboxyamino)imidazole ribonucleotide synthase — protein sequence MQIGILGAGQLGRMMALAGLPLGQQFTLLDPGGTPSAGIGELLTGSDDDTLEAFIERADVVTYEFEHLPVTLLERIEQVRPVYPSSRAIAVCQHRAKEKALFSQLGIPTPEYRLVDSAQALEAAARELGCPVVAKSTTEGYDGKGQAVLRTPEQAAEAWQSIGHDQLVVEAFVDFVREVSLIAVRGRDGEVRSYPITENQHEEGILRYSVAPLPDVDQTLQATADGYIQKLLDELDYVGVLSLELFQTRDGRLLANEMAPRVHNSGHWTMNGAVTSQFENHLRAIAGLPLGDTAPRGLTCMVNVIGEEGDSAALLALEGVHLHRYGKSPRAGRKLAHINVVADDYATLMQRVHAVTALLPGAFDNTMHWNNV from the coding sequence ATGCAGATCGGCATTCTGGGAGCAGGACAGCTCGGACGCATGATGGCACTGGCGGGCCTGCCGCTGGGTCAGCAATTTACCCTTCTGGACCCCGGCGGCACGCCCAGTGCCGGCATTGGTGAGCTGCTGACCGGCAGCGATGACGACACCCTTGAGGCGTTCATCGAACGCGCTGACGTCGTCACCTATGAATTCGAACACCTGCCGGTCACGCTTTTGGAGCGCATCGAGCAGGTACGCCCGGTCTATCCGTCAAGCCGTGCCATTGCGGTATGCCAGCATCGCGCCAAAGAGAAGGCGTTATTCTCGCAGCTGGGCATCCCGACGCCTGAATATCGCCTGGTCGACAGTGCGCAGGCGCTCGAGGCTGCTGCGCGTGAGCTGGGCTGTCCGGTCGTGGCCAAGTCCACCACCGAGGGCTATGACGGCAAGGGCCAGGCGGTGTTGCGCACGCCCGAGCAGGCCGCTGAAGCGTGGCAGAGCATTGGCCATGACCAGTTGGTGGTTGAGGCTTTCGTGGATTTCGTGCGGGAAGTTTCCCTGATTGCCGTGCGCGGGCGTGATGGGGAAGTGCGTTCGTATCCGATCACCGAAAACCAGCACGAAGAGGGCATTCTGCGCTACTCGGTAGCGCCGCTGCCGGATGTGGATCAGACCCTGCAGGCCACGGCGGATGGCTATATCCAGAAGCTGCTGGATGAGCTGGACTATGTCGGTGTGCTGTCGCTGGAGCTTTTCCAGACGCGCGACGGCAGGCTTTTGGCCAACGAGATGGCGCCTCGAGTGCACAATTCCGGTCACTGGACCATGAATGGTGCCGTGACCAGCCAATTTGAAAACCACCTGCGGGCCATTGCCGGGCTGCCGCTGGGCGATACCGCCCCGCGTGGTCTGACCTGCATGGTCAATGTCATCGGTGAAGAGGGCGACAGCGCCGCGCTGCTGGCGCTTGAGGGGGTGCATCTGCATCGCTATGGCAAATCACCACGCGCCGGGCGCAAGCTGGCCCACATCAATGTGGTGGCCGATGACTACGCAACGCTCATGCAGCGGGTGCATGCAGTCACTGCCCTGTTGCCCGGGGCGTTTGACAACACCATGCACTGGAACAACGTCTGA
- a CDS encoding extensin family protein — MRYVMLMMLLIPVLVAIGLWQQWPGSERVPSQYNPFAPLNVDDPLNPMTRFKLKALNQDPQRCLAALARARAQGAIDYVEVGSPEIGACQLDHAVRVRSTSVTFGNSFLASCPLALSWVVFERQRLQPLARDIFGQDVARVDHVGSFACRNVYHRASGRRSEHATAEAFDVIGVRLKDGTRATVAGHWSDEGPRGALLRQAFKGSCDVFGNSLGPEYNAAHRDHFHLGMRGYGLCR; from the coding sequence ATGCGCTACGTGATGTTGATGATGTTATTGATCCCGGTGCTGGTTGCCATCGGACTCTGGCAGCAGTGGCCGGGCAGCGAGCGCGTGCCTTCACAATACAATCCCTTTGCGCCTCTCAATGTCGACGATCCACTCAATCCGATGACCCGTTTCAAGCTCAAGGCGCTGAATCAGGATCCGCAACGCTGTCTGGCAGCGCTTGCTCGGGCGCGAGCGCAGGGCGCCATTGATTATGTCGAGGTCGGCAGCCCAGAGATCGGCGCCTGTCAGCTCGATCACGCCGTGCGGGTTCGCTCGACGTCGGTCACGTTCGGGAACAGTTTTCTGGCCAGCTGTCCGTTGGCGCTGTCCTGGGTCGTGTTCGAACGACAGCGCCTTCAACCGCTTGCGCGTGACATTTTCGGACAGGACGTTGCCCGGGTGGATCACGTCGGCAGCTTTGCCTGTCGCAATGTCTATCATCGTGCCAGCGGCCGACGCAGTGAACACGCCACGGCCGAGGCCTTCGATGTGATCGGGGTTCGTCTCAAGGATGGTACCCGGGCGACGGTCGCCGGGCACTGGTCGGATGAGGGGCCGCGAGGCGCGCTGCTAAGACAGGCCTTCAAGGGCAGCTGCGACGTGTTCGGCAACTCGCTGGGGCCTGAATACAACGCAGCCCATCGCGATCACTTTCATCTTGGCATGCGCGGTTACGGGCTTTGCCGATAG
- a CDS encoding sigma-54-dependent transcriptional regulator produces the protein MPDRPATPVIIVDDEPHLRFTTGQTLELAGYRPLPVASAEKALEILEKDFPGVLISDIRMPGMDGMALLREVHARDPELPVILITGHGDVSTAVTAMRDGAWDFVEKPFAGDELVEVVRRAAETRRLALENRHLRAELEAQQSAPGPRLVGRTAAIAQLATMVSRISQVEADVLLFGETGTGKDLVARAIHERSRRSGAPFVAINCGAVPESIIESELFGHEKGAFTGAVERRIGKFEYAQGGTVFLDEIESMPLTLQVRLLRVLQERAIERLGANEAIELDIRVIAATKVDLKAAAEAGRFREDLYYRLNVVTLPIPPLRERREDIPLLFQHFAVVAATRSSLEVPPLDSAGVAVLLAHDWPGNVRELRNLAERYVLIGSAYDYRLDALLGSIDGDASELSLARQVEMFEKSLIDQALARCRGRISEACEHLDVPRKTLYDKLKKHDLRAEAYRREGSDDPQV, from the coding sequence ATGCCTGATCGCCCTGCCACGCCAGTGATCATCGTTGACGATGAACCCCACCTGCGCTTCACCACCGGCCAGACGCTGGAACTGGCCGGCTACCGGCCGCTACCGGTGGCCAGTGCAGAGAAGGCTCTGGAGATTCTGGAGAAGGACTTTCCTGGCGTGCTGATCAGCGATATCCGCATGCCGGGCATGGATGGCATGGCACTGCTGCGCGAGGTACATGCCCGTGACCCGGAGCTGCCGGTGATTCTGATTACCGGTCATGGCGATGTCTCCACCGCGGTTACCGCCATGCGCGATGGGGCCTGGGACTTCGTCGAGAAACCCTTTGCCGGCGATGAGCTGGTGGAAGTGGTACGCCGCGCCGCCGAAACCCGAAGGCTGGCACTGGAAAACCGCCACTTGCGCGCCGAACTGGAGGCCCAGCAGTCAGCGCCAGGACCAAGACTGGTAGGACGTACCGCAGCGATCGCCCAGCTGGCCACCATGGTGTCACGCATCAGTCAGGTAGAGGCCGATGTCCTGCTGTTTGGTGAGACCGGTACCGGCAAGGATCTGGTTGCCCGCGCCATTCATGAGCGCAGCCGCCGCAGTGGCGCGCCATTTGTTGCCATCAACTGTGGCGCCGTGCCGGAGAGCATTATCGAATCGGAGCTGTTCGGCCACGAAAAAGGAGCCTTTACCGGTGCGGTAGAGCGACGCATTGGAAAGTTCGAATATGCCCAGGGGGGCACGGTCTTTCTCGACGAGATTGAATCCATGCCGCTGACGCTGCAGGTGCGGCTACTGCGGGTGCTTCAGGAGCGCGCTATCGAACGCCTTGGCGCCAATGAGGCCATCGAACTGGATATCCGCGTGATCGCGGCCACCAAGGTGGATTTGAAAGCCGCTGCCGAAGCGGGGCGTTTTCGCGAGGATCTCTACTACCGGCTTAACGTGGTCACCCTGCCGATTCCACCGCTGCGCGAGCGGCGCGAGGATATCCCGCTGCTGTTTCAGCACTTTGCCGTGGTCGCGGCGACCCGCAGCAGCCTTGAGGTGCCCCCGCTCGACAGCGCAGGCGTGGCCGTACTGCTGGCCCACGACTGGCCCGGCAATGTGCGCGAACTGCGCAACCTTGCCGAGCGCTACGTACTGATCGGCAGTGCCTACGATTACCGCCTGGATGCCCTGCTCGGCAGTATTGACGGCGATGCCAGCGAGCTGTCGCTGGCCCGCCAGGTCGAGATGTTCGAAAAAAGTCTGATTGATCAGGCGCTGGCCCGCTGTCGTGGCCGAATCAGTGAGGCCTGCGAGCACCTTGATGTGCCAAGAAAAACGCTTTATGACAAGCTGAAAAAGCACGATCTGCGTGCCGAGGCCTATCGACGTGAAGGCAGTGATGACCCTCAAGTCTGA
- a CDS encoding BCCT family transporter produces the protein MVIAPRQRVFVASTMIIVVLVAMGAIFPDQFSAGASAALSGVTHLFGWFYLLSVFGFVIFLLVLAFSKYGKIRLGPQESKPTYDFFSWVSMLLAAGFGVGLVFYGMAEPMTHFSSPPFGDVEGETPEAARLAIQYAFFNWGVHQWAAFSVVGLIIAYTQFRKGQTGLVSTVMAPLTAKLGRGRVLAGGILNTFAVVATVMGVATSIGLAVLQINGGLHAVFDVTEGLMWQGIILFAMFVCYMLSTVSGLDKGIKRLSNLNMGLCLALMAYILITGPTVAILGTITTGLGDYLQNFFAMSLRLSPYTETDWASSWTVFYWAWVIAWSPFVGTFVARISRGRTIKQYVFGVLIVPPMLACLWIGVFGGAAIHMDIFQGTDLAQATSDNITSALFVMFDQMPFSFPLSIVAMILIFIFLVTSADSAAYIVGQMTDKGSLNPPLYKRVTWGVLIAAICLILISAGGESGLSGLQSAAVVSALPFTLIIYGMVYVLLKELRADRKQMLLNLYRQHNETPVGADAFEADEMSDMHAERIRRSPGVKNRRIHRDRGTGQIESE, from the coding sequence ATGGTTATTGCTCCCAGACAGCGTGTCTTTGTCGCCTCCACGATGATTATCGTGGTCCTTGTGGCCATGGGGGCCATCTTTCCTGACCAGTTCAGTGCTGGCGCCAGCGCGGCACTCAGTGGTGTGACCCATCTCTTCGGGTGGTTTTATCTGCTATCGGTTTTCGGCTTTGTGATCTTTTTGTTGGTTCTTGCCTTCAGCAAGTACGGCAAGATTCGTCTTGGTCCTCAGGAAAGCAAACCGACCTATGACTTCTTCTCCTGGGTCAGCATGCTGCTGGCCGCGGGTTTCGGGGTGGGGCTGGTGTTTTACGGTATGGCCGAGCCGATGACACATTTTTCCAGCCCGCCTTTCGGGGATGTCGAGGGAGAAACGCCTGAAGCGGCGCGGTTGGCCATTCAATATGCGTTTTTCAACTGGGGCGTTCATCAGTGGGCCGCCTTTTCCGTAGTGGGCCTGATTATCGCCTACACCCAGTTTCGCAAGGGGCAGACCGGGCTGGTCTCAACGGTCATGGCCCCCCTGACGGCAAAGCTTGGCCGCGGACGTGTGCTGGCTGGAGGGATACTCAATACCTTTGCCGTGGTCGCGACCGTGATGGGCGTGGCGACCTCCATCGGTCTGGCGGTGTTACAGATCAACGGCGGGCTGCATGCCGTCTTTGATGTTACCGAAGGGCTGATGTGGCAGGGCATCATCCTGTTTGCGATGTTTGTCTGCTATATGCTCTCGACGGTCTCCGGGCTCGACAAGGGGATCAAGCGCCTGTCCAATCTCAACATGGGTCTGTGCCTGGCCCTGATGGCCTATATTCTGATTACCGGACCTACCGTGGCCATTCTGGGCACCATTACCACGGGGCTTGGTGACTATCTACAGAATTTCTTTGCCATGAGTCTGCGTCTGAGCCCTTATACCGAGACCGACTGGGCCAGCAGCTGGACCGTGTTTTACTGGGCCTGGGTCATTGCCTGGTCGCCGTTTGTCGGCACGTTCGTGGCGCGTATCTCGCGTGGCCGGACCATCAAGCAGTATGTCTTCGGGGTGTTGATCGTGCCTCCGATGCTGGCCTGTCTGTGGATTGGCGTCTTTGGCGGGGCGGCCATCCATATGGATATCTTCCAGGGTACGGACCTGGCTCAGGCGACCAGTGACAACATCACCTCGGCGCTGTTCGTGATGTTTGATCAAATGCCGTTCTCCTTCCCGCTGTCGATCGTGGCGATGATCCTGATCTTCATCTTTCTGGTCACCTCGGCCGATTCGGCGGCCTATATCGTCGGGCAGATGACCGACAAGGGGTCGCTCAACCCGCCGCTTTACAAGCGGGTGACCTGGGGGGTGCTGATTGCTGCCATCTGTCTGATTTTGATTTCGGCCGGGGGCGAGAGCGGCCTCAGCGGCCTGCAGTCGGCGGCCGTGGTCTCGGCACTGCCGTTTACGCTGATCATCTACGGCATGGTCTATGTGCTGCTCAAGGAGCTGAGAGCCGATCGTAAACAGATGCTGCTCAACCTCTATCGTCAGCATAACGAGACGCCGGTGGGGGCGGATGCCTTTGAAGCCGACGAGATGTCCGACATGCATGCCGAGCGTATTCGTCGCTCGCCGGGCGTGAAGAACCGCCGAATCCACCGGGATCGGGGGACCGGGCAGATCGAGTCGGAATAA